The Juglans microcarpa x Juglans regia isolate MS1-56 chromosome 2S, Jm3101_v1.0, whole genome shotgun sequence genome has a window encoding:
- the LOC121253103 gene encoding protein arginine N-methyltransferase PRMT10-like isoform X2, with amino-acid sequence MGSYQNRVVDGERSATPVDKGVDFAQYFCTYAFLFHQKEMLSDRVRMDAYFNSIFQNKHHFQGKTVLDVGAGSGILAIWSAQAGARKVYAVEATKMSEHARALVRANKLEDVVEVIEGSMEEVTLPEKVDVIISEWMGYFLLRESMFDSVICARDRWLKPMGIMYPSHARMWVAPIRSGSVDKKINDYEDAMDDWYHFTNETKNKYGVDMSVLKKSFSEEQRKYYLQTSLWSNLHPHQVIGTAALVKEIDCLTVTVNDILEVRSNLSSSITLENTRLCGFGGWFDVHFRGRKEDPAQQEIELTTAPSIDNGTHWGQQVYSTVLLS; translated from the exons ATGGGGAGCTACCAAAACCGCGTCGTGGACGGGGAGCGAAGCGCCACCCCTGTGGACAAGGGCGTGGATTTCGCCCAGTATTTCTGCACCTATGCCTTTCTCTTCCACCAGAAGGAGATGCTCTCTGACCGAGTCCGCATGGACGCTTatttcaactccattttccaGAACAAGCATCATTTCCAAGGaaag ACTGTTTTGGATGTGGGAGCTGGGAGTGGCATTCTTGCAATTTGGTCAGCGCAAGCAGGTGCGAGGAAGGTCTATGCGGTCGAAGCAACTAAAATGTCAGAGCATGCACGTGCGCTTGTAAGAGCAAAtaagttggaagatgtggttgAAGTGATTGAGGGTTCCATGGAGGAAGTTACCCTGCCGGAGAAAG TTGATGTGATTATCTCGGAGTGGATGGGATACTTTCTTCTGCGTGAATCTATGTTTGATTCGGTGATATGCGCCCGTGACCGCTGGCTGAAGCCAATGGGCATTAT GTATCCTAGTCATGCCCGCATGTGGGTGGCCCCTATCAGGTCTGGATCGgtagacaaaaaaataaacgacTATGAGGATGCCATGGATGATTGGTACCATTTTACAAAtgagacaaaaaataaatatggggTTGATATGAGTGTTCTTAAAAAGTCTTTTTCGGAGGAGCAGAGGAAATACTATCTTCAG ACCTCATTGTGGAGCAATCTTCATCCACATCAAGTTATTGGGACAGCTGCTTTAGTAAAGGAGATTGATTGTTTAACCGTGACTGTGAATGACATCCTTGAAGTCAGATCAAACCTTTCATCATCCATAACTCTGGAGAACACAAGGCTCTGCGGGTTTGGGGGATGGTTTGATGTTCATTTTCGA GGAAGAAAGGAGGACCCAGCTCAACAGGAAATTGAGTTGACAACTGCTCCTAGCATTGATAATGGGACACACTGGGGCCAACAG GTTTACTCGACTGTGCTACTTTCATAA
- the LOC121251555 gene encoding probable receptor-like protein kinase At5g20050, with protein sequence MEDKKANIIAVTTVIALVILIVVARVCLKLSKAFFLICGAGIAVILAVLAYLIIRRQYNRSRKFLESKLVSEGRELRIEYSFLRKVAGVPTKFRYKELEEATDNFQSFLGQGASATVFKGILNDGTAVAVKRINGEERGEKEFRSEVAAIANVQHVNLLHLLGYCCNPGEPRFLVYEFIPNGSLDCWIFTRKESLNRRGGCLPWNLRYRVAIDIAKALSYLHHDCRSRILHLDVKPENILLDENYRGIVADFGLSKLMGKDQSRVVTTLRGTKGYLAPEWLLEQGVSEKSDIYSYGMVLLEMIGGCRNVCLIEDGKDRSERKWKYFPKMVNEKMREGKLMEVVDRRLVEGGGIDEKEVRRMVYVALWCIQERARLRPSMARVVEMLEGRVAMEEPPETRMIIVDLLSIDDQNQRPDHHGHNRRHVPAMAAHLVDSNLPTTSTHSFAMSVLSPR encoded by the coding sequence ATGGAGGACAAGAAAGCAAACATAATTGCTGTTACAACAGTGATTGCCCTCGTCATTCTTATCGTTGTTGCTCGTGTCTGTCTCAAGCTTTCTAAAGCCTTTTTCCTCATTTGTGGGGCAGGTATTGCAGTGATCCTTGCTGTCCTTGCATACCTAATAATCAGACGGCAATATAATCGCAGTAGAAAGTTTTTGGAGTCTAAGTTAGTGTCAGAAGGCCGAGAGCTTCGTATAGAATATAGTTTTCTTAGGAAAGTTGCTGGGGTTCCGACAAAGTTTCGATACAAGGAGCTCGAGGAAGCAACAGATAATTTCCAGTCATTTCTCGGCCAAGGAGCTTCTGCCACGGTTTTCAAAGGGATCCTAAATGATGGCACTGCTGTTGCGGTGAAACGGATTAATGGAGAGGAGCGAGGGGAGAAGGAGTTCAGATCGGAAGTTGCAGCCATTGCAAATGTGCAACATGTAAATCTCTTGCATCTTCTTGGCTACTGTTGTAATCCTGGGGAGCCTCGCTTCCTTGTCTATGAGTTCATCCCAAATGGTTCTTTGGATTGTTGGATCTTTACTCGAAAGGAAAGCTTGAACCGGCGTGGGGGGTGCTTGCCGTGGAATTTACGGTATAGAGTCGCCATTGATATTGCCAAGGCACTATCTTACCTCCATCACGATTGCCGGTCAAGGATCTTACACCTTGATGTAAAGCCAGAAAATATACTTCTTGATGAGAATTATAGAGGAATTGTTGCAGATTTTGGTCTCTCAAAGCTTATGGGAAAAGATCAGAGTAGAGTTGTGACAACACTCCGGGGGACAAAAGGTTACTTGGCCCCAGAATGGCTATTGGAGCAAGGAGTTTCAGAAAAATCTGACATCTACAGTTATGGGATGGTTCTTCTAGAGATGATTGGAGGCTGCAGAAATGTTTGCTTGATAGAAGATGGCAAGGACAGATCTGAAAGGAAATGGAAATATTTCCCAAAAATGGTGaatgagaaaatgagagaagggAAGCTTATGGAAGTCGTTGACCGGAGGCTAGTAGAAGGGGGAGGCATTGATGAGAAAGAGGTAAGAAGAATGGTTTATGTAGCATTGTGGTGCATACAAGAGAGGGCAAGGCTGAGGCCTAGCATGGCTCGTGTGGTTGAGATGCTCGAGGGTCGGGTGGCCATGGAGGAGCCACCGGAAACCCGAATGATCATTGTTGATTTACTGTCAATAGATGATCAAAATCAGCGGCCAGATCATCATGGACATAACAGGCGACATGTTCCTGCAATGGCAGCACACCTTGTTGACAGTAATCTTCCAACCACATCTACACACTCGTTTGCAATGTCAGTTCTGTCTCCTCGGTAG
- the LOC121252384 gene encoding acyl-protein thioesterase 2-like isoform X1 produces the protein MSSTGPSVGSGGRTARRIVEFGRTYVVRPKGKHQATVVWLHGLGDNGSSWSQLLETLPLPNIKWICPTAPTQPITVFGGLPSTAWFDVGDLSEDAPHDLEGLDASAAHVANLLSTEPADIKLGVGGFSMGAATALYSATCFTQGKYGNGNPYRAKLNAVVGLSGWLPCSKTLANKLEGVNEAARRAVSLPILLCHGKGDDVVPYKFGEKSSESLSSCGFQDVTFKSYNGLGHYTIPVEMDEVCAWLTSKLALEGASS, from the exons ATGAGCTCTACTGGCCCTTCAGTGGGTTCTG GTGGTCGAACTGCTCGGAGGATAGTTGAGTTTGGAAGGACCTATGTGGTGAGGCCTAAAGGTAAACACCAAGCCACTGTAGTTTGGCTACATGGCCTTGGTGATAATGGCTCAAG CTGGTCCCAGCTATTGGAGACCCTTCCTCTTCCAAAC ATCAAATGGATATGCCCAACTGCTCCTACCCAGCCAATTACTGTTTTTGGTGGCTTGCCTTCCACTGCTT GGTTTGATGTGGGTGACCTATCAGAAGATGCTCCTCATGATTTAGAGGGTTTGGATGCTTCAGCAGCACATGTTGCAAATTTGTTGTCAACAGAGCCCGCTGACA TTAAACTTGGCGTTGGAGGCTTCAGTATGGGTGCAGCTACTGCACTATATTCTGCAACCTGCTTTACACAGGGAAAATATGGGAATGGCAATCCATACCGTGCCAAATTAAATGCAGTTGTCGGACTAAGTGGCTGGCTTCCATGTTCAAA GACCTTGGCTAACAAGTTGGAGGGGGTGAATGAAGCTGCAAGGCGTGCTGTGTCCTTGCCTATTTTGCTCTGTCATGGGAAAG GTGATGATGTGGTTCCTTATAAATTTGGCGAGAAATCCTCAGAGTCCTTGAGTTCATGTGGATTTCAGGATGTGACGTTCAAAAGCTATAATGG GCTTGGCCACTACACAATACCTGTAGAGATGGATGAAGTCTGTGCTTGGCTAACCTCAAAGTTGGCACTTGAGGGGGCCTCTTCATAA
- the LOC121252384 gene encoding acyl-protein thioesterase 1-like isoform X4, whose product MALVIMAQAGPSYWRPFLFQTYNMQIKWICPTAPTQPITVFGGLPSTAWFDVGDLSEDAPHDLEGLDASAAHVANLLSTEPADIKLGVGGFSMGAATALYSATCFTQGKYGNGNPYRAKLNAVVGLSGWLPCSKTLANKLEGVNEAARRAVSLPILLCHGKGDDVVPYKFGEKSSESLSSCGFQDVTFKSYNGLGHYTIPVEMDEVCAWLTSKLALEGASS is encoded by the exons ATGGCCTTGGTGATAATGGCTCAAG CTGGTCCCAGCTATTGGAGACCCTTCCTCTTCCAAAC TTACAATATGCAGATCAAATGGATATGCCCAACTGCTCCTACCCAGCCAATTACTGTTTTTGGTGGCTTGCCTTCCACTGCTT GGTTTGATGTGGGTGACCTATCAGAAGATGCTCCTCATGATTTAGAGGGTTTGGATGCTTCAGCAGCACATGTTGCAAATTTGTTGTCAACAGAGCCCGCTGACA TTAAACTTGGCGTTGGAGGCTTCAGTATGGGTGCAGCTACTGCACTATATTCTGCAACCTGCTTTACACAGGGAAAATATGGGAATGGCAATCCATACCGTGCCAAATTAAATGCAGTTGTCGGACTAAGTGGCTGGCTTCCATGTTCAAA GACCTTGGCTAACAAGTTGGAGGGGGTGAATGAAGCTGCAAGGCGTGCTGTGTCCTTGCCTATTTTGCTCTGTCATGGGAAAG GTGATGATGTGGTTCCTTATAAATTTGGCGAGAAATCCTCAGAGTCCTTGAGTTCATGTGGATTTCAGGATGTGACGTTCAAAAGCTATAATGG GCTTGGCCACTACACAATACCTGTAGAGATGGATGAAGTCTGTGCTTGGCTAACCTCAAAGTTGGCACTTGAGGGGGCCTCTTCATAA
- the LOC121252384 gene encoding acyl-protein thioesterase 1-like isoform X2: protein MSSTGPSVGSAGPSYWRPFLFQTYNMQIKWICPTAPTQPITVFGGLPSTAWFDVGDLSEDAPHDLEGLDASAAHVANLLSTEPADIKLGVGGFSMGAATALYSATCFTQGKYGNGNPYRAKLNAVVGLSGWLPCSKTLANKLEGVNEAARRAVSLPILLCHGKGDDVVPYKFGEKSSESLSSCGFQDVTFKSYNGLGHYTIPVEMDEVCAWLTSKLALEGASS from the exons ATGAGCTCTACTGGCCCTTCAGTGGGTTCTG CTGGTCCCAGCTATTGGAGACCCTTCCTCTTCCAAAC TTACAATATGCAGATCAAATGGATATGCCCAACTGCTCCTACCCAGCCAATTACTGTTTTTGGTGGCTTGCCTTCCACTGCTT GGTTTGATGTGGGTGACCTATCAGAAGATGCTCCTCATGATTTAGAGGGTTTGGATGCTTCAGCAGCACATGTTGCAAATTTGTTGTCAACAGAGCCCGCTGACA TTAAACTTGGCGTTGGAGGCTTCAGTATGGGTGCAGCTACTGCACTATATTCTGCAACCTGCTTTACACAGGGAAAATATGGGAATGGCAATCCATACCGTGCCAAATTAAATGCAGTTGTCGGACTAAGTGGCTGGCTTCCATGTTCAAA GACCTTGGCTAACAAGTTGGAGGGGGTGAATGAAGCTGCAAGGCGTGCTGTGTCCTTGCCTATTTTGCTCTGTCATGGGAAAG GTGATGATGTGGTTCCTTATAAATTTGGCGAGAAATCCTCAGAGTCCTTGAGTTCATGTGGATTTCAGGATGTGACGTTCAAAAGCTATAATGG GCTTGGCCACTACACAATACCTGTAGAGATGGATGAAGTCTGTGCTTGGCTAACCTCAAAGTTGGCACTTGAGGGGGCCTCTTCATAA
- the LOC121252385 gene encoding deSI-like protein At4g17486: MGAECSSSSASECDGNNKNSETQVVLNVYDLTPINNYTSWFGFGVFHSGIEVHGKEYGFGAHDLPASGVFEVEPRSCPGFIYRCSIPLSRITMVPSDFRKFLENVAFEYHGDTYHLISKNCNHFTDDISWRLTGKHIPGWVNRLARVGALCSCLLPESLQVSTVKQLPEYHDCSENGTGYLSTPIARESTEFDDQEKSLLPPLAISGDVAFVKEAHH; the protein is encoded by the exons ATGGGGGCAGAGTGCTCTTCGAGCTCGGCCTCTGAATGCGATGGAAACAACAAAAACAGCGAGACCCAGGTGGTTCTGAACGTCTACGATCTCACCCCTATTAACAATTACACTTCTTGGTTCGGTTTCGGGGTCTTTCATTCCGGTATTGAAG TCCATGGGAAGGAGTATGGATTTGGAGCTCATGACCTCCCAGCAAGTGGAGTTTTTGAAGTGGAACCAAGGAGTTGCCCAGGTTTTATTTACCGATGTTCCATCCCATTGAGCCGCATAACCATGGTTCCATCTGATTTCCGGAAATTTCTTGAGAATGTAGCTTTTGAGTATCATGGGGATACCTATCACCTCATTTCCAAGAACTGCAACCATTTTACAGATGACATCTCGTGGAGATTGACTGGAAAACACATCCCAGGATGGGTGAATCGACTTGCCCGAGTAG GTGCTTTATGTAGTTGTCTGCTTCCAGAAAGCCTTCAAGTATCTACTGTTAAACAGCTGCCTGAATACCATGACTGTTCAG AAAATGGTACAGGATATCTATCAACCCCCATTGCACGTGAGTCAACAGAATTTGATGATCAAGAGAAGAGCCTACTGCCCCCATTGGCTATAAGTGGTGACGTGGCATTTGTTAAAGAGGCGCATCATTGA
- the LOC121253103 gene encoding protein arginine N-methyltransferase PRMT10-like isoform X1, whose protein sequence is MGSYQNRVVDGERSATPVDKGVDFAQYFCTYAFLFHQKEMLSDRVRMDAYFNSIFQNKHHFQGKTVLDVGAGSGILAIWSAQAGARKVYAVEATKMSEHARALVRANKLEDVVEVIEGSMEEVTLPEKVDVIISEWMGYFLLRESMFDSVICARDRWLKPMGIMYPSHARMWVAPIRSGSVDKKINDYEDAMDDWYHFTNETKNKYGVDMSVLKKSFSEEQRKYYLQTSLWSNLHPHQVIGTAALVKEIDCLTVTVNDILEVRSNLSSSITLENTRLCGFGGWFDVHFRGRKEDPAQQEIELTTAPSIDNGTHWGQQVFLLHPPIRVSEGDGLNVSFLMKRSMENHRLLEVELGCEIRQCSGTILPSFNKKFYIE, encoded by the exons ATGGGGAGCTACCAAAACCGCGTCGTGGACGGGGAGCGAAGCGCCACCCCTGTGGACAAGGGCGTGGATTTCGCCCAGTATTTCTGCACCTATGCCTTTCTCTTCCACCAGAAGGAGATGCTCTCTGACCGAGTCCGCATGGACGCTTatttcaactccattttccaGAACAAGCATCATTTCCAAGGaaag ACTGTTTTGGATGTGGGAGCTGGGAGTGGCATTCTTGCAATTTGGTCAGCGCAAGCAGGTGCGAGGAAGGTCTATGCGGTCGAAGCAACTAAAATGTCAGAGCATGCACGTGCGCTTGTAAGAGCAAAtaagttggaagatgtggttgAAGTGATTGAGGGTTCCATGGAGGAAGTTACCCTGCCGGAGAAAG TTGATGTGATTATCTCGGAGTGGATGGGATACTTTCTTCTGCGTGAATCTATGTTTGATTCGGTGATATGCGCCCGTGACCGCTGGCTGAAGCCAATGGGCATTAT GTATCCTAGTCATGCCCGCATGTGGGTGGCCCCTATCAGGTCTGGATCGgtagacaaaaaaataaacgacTATGAGGATGCCATGGATGATTGGTACCATTTTACAAAtgagacaaaaaataaatatggggTTGATATGAGTGTTCTTAAAAAGTCTTTTTCGGAGGAGCAGAGGAAATACTATCTTCAG ACCTCATTGTGGAGCAATCTTCATCCACATCAAGTTATTGGGACAGCTGCTTTAGTAAAGGAGATTGATTGTTTAACCGTGACTGTGAATGACATCCTTGAAGTCAGATCAAACCTTTCATCATCCATAACTCTGGAGAACACAAGGCTCTGCGGGTTTGGGGGATGGTTTGATGTTCATTTTCGA GGAAGAAAGGAGGACCCAGCTCAACAGGAAATTGAGTTGACAACTGCTCCTAGCATTGATAATGGGACACACTGGGGCCAACAG GTTTTCCTCTTGCATCCCCCAATTCGTGTCAGTGAGGGGGACGGTTTAAATGTTTCTTTCTTAATGAAACGTTCTATGGAAAACCATAGGCTCCTGGAGGTTGAGCTTGGCTGTGAAATCAGGCAGTGTTCTGGCACGATCCTTCCTTCTTTCAATAAGAAGTTTTACATAGAGTGA
- the LOC121252384 gene encoding acyl-protein thioesterase 1-like isoform X3, with protein sequence MSSTGPSVGSGGRTARRIVEFGRTYVVRPKGKHQATVVWLHGLGDNGSSWSQLLETLPLPNIKWICPTAPTQPITVFGGLPSTAFKLGVGGFSMGAATALYSATCFTQGKYGNGNPYRAKLNAVVGLSGWLPCSKTLANKLEGVNEAARRAVSLPILLCHGKGDDVVPYKFGEKSSESLSSCGFQDVTFKSYNGLGHYTIPVEMDEVCAWLTSKLALEGASS encoded by the exons ATGAGCTCTACTGGCCCTTCAGTGGGTTCTG GTGGTCGAACTGCTCGGAGGATAGTTGAGTTTGGAAGGACCTATGTGGTGAGGCCTAAAGGTAAACACCAAGCCACTGTAGTTTGGCTACATGGCCTTGGTGATAATGGCTCAAG CTGGTCCCAGCTATTGGAGACCCTTCCTCTTCCAAAC ATCAAATGGATATGCCCAACTGCTCCTACCCAGCCAATTACTGTTTTTGGTGGCTTGCCTTCCACTGCTT TTAAACTTGGCGTTGGAGGCTTCAGTATGGGTGCAGCTACTGCACTATATTCTGCAACCTGCTTTACACAGGGAAAATATGGGAATGGCAATCCATACCGTGCCAAATTAAATGCAGTTGTCGGACTAAGTGGCTGGCTTCCATGTTCAAA GACCTTGGCTAACAAGTTGGAGGGGGTGAATGAAGCTGCAAGGCGTGCTGTGTCCTTGCCTATTTTGCTCTGTCATGGGAAAG GTGATGATGTGGTTCCTTATAAATTTGGCGAGAAATCCTCAGAGTCCTTGAGTTCATGTGGATTTCAGGATGTGACGTTCAAAAGCTATAATGG GCTTGGCCACTACACAATACCTGTAGAGATGGATGAAGTCTGTGCTTGGCTAACCTCAAAGTTGGCACTTGAGGGGGCCTCTTCATAA